A genomic window from Solanum dulcamara chromosome 11, daSolDulc1.2, whole genome shotgun sequence includes:
- the LOC129874533 gene encoding CBL-interacting protein kinase 5: MMTTKNEKKGNILMQRYEIGKLLGQGTFAKVYHARNLKTGQSVAIKVIDKEKVMKVGLIDQTKREISVMRLVKHPNVVQLYEVMASKSKIYFAMEYVRGGELFNKVAKGRLKEDAARKYFQHLIAAVDFCHSRDVYHRDLKPENLLLDEDGNLKVSDFGLSALLDSKRQDGLLHTTCGTPAYVAPEVINKRGYDGKKADIWSCGVVLFVLLAGYLPFHDQNLMEMYKKISKGEFKCPQWFHPEVRKLLSRILDPNPGSRITLIKLMDNYWFKKGFKQIDKTPNPGKDQRESPRSVFDIEDNNSDGEGPSNPKKDQDSTTMKPSCLNAFDIISLSPGFNLSGLFEKEKERRSEARFTAKKPASIIVSKLEEVASNESFNVMKKDGTVTMQRIKEGRKGQLAIDAEIFEITPSFHVVEVSKKSGDTMEYKKFFDQGLKTSLKDIVWTWQDCEQQQHQVENQERN, translated from the exons ATGATGACTACGAAGAACGAGAAGAAAGGCAATATTTTGATGCAAAGGTATGAGATTGGGAAATTGCTTGGCCAAGGGACATTTGCCAAGGTGTACCATGCTAGAAATCTCAAGACAGGACAAAGTGTTGCTATTAAGGTGATTGACAAAGAGAAGGTGATGAAGGTTGGCCTAATTGATCAAACCAAACGTGAAATATCCGTCATGAGGCTAGTCAAACACCCAAATGTTGTCCAGCTCTATGAGGTTATGGCTAGCAAAAGTAAAATCTATTTTGCCATGGAATATGTCAGAGGTGGTGAACTTTTCAACAAGGTTGCTAAAGGAAGGCTTAAAGAAGATGCTGCAAGAAAATACTTCCAACATTTAATCGCTGCAGTCGATTTTTGCCATAGCCGTGATGTCTACCACCGTGATCTAAAGCCTGAAAATCTCCTTCTCGACGAAG ACGGCAACTTGAAGGTGTCTGATTTCGGCCTGAGTGCATTGTTAGATTCCAAAAGGCAAGATGGTCTCCTCCACACAACCTGTGGAACACCGGCCTATGTAGCTCCTGAGGTGATCAACAAGAGAGGTTATGATGGTAAAAAGGCTGATATTTGGTCATGTGGTGTCGTTTTATTTGTCCTGTTAGCAGGCTATTTGCCATTCCATGACCAAAACCTTATGGAAATGTACAAAAAGATAAGCAAAGGGGAATTCAAATGTCCACAATGGTTCCATCCAGAGGTAAGAAAGCTCCTCTCAAGGATTCTTGATCCAAATCCAGGCTCAAGAATCACCTTAATTAAGCTCATGGATAATTATTGGTTCAAGAAAGGATTCAAACAAATTGATAAAACCCCAAATCCAGGGAAAGATCAACGCGAATCCCCCCGTAGTGTTTTTGATATTGAGGACAATAATTCAGATGGAGAAGGACCTTCCAATCCTAAAAAAGATCAAGATTCAACAACAATGAAGCCTAGTTGCTTAAATGCATTTGATATCATTTCTCTTTCCCCTGGTTTCAATCTTTCTGGATTGTTCGAGAAGGAAAAAGAGAGAAGATCAGAGGCGCGATTCACAGCGAAAAAGCCAGCTTCTATAATAGTATCAAAATTGGAAGAAGTGGCTTCAAATGAGAGTTTTAATGTGATGAAAAAAGATGGGACAGTGACAATGCAGAGAATTAAAGAAGGGAGAAAAGGTCAGCTAGCAATTGATGCAGAGATTTTCGAAATTACACCATCTTTTCATGTTGTGGAAGTGAGCAAGAAATCAGGAGACACAATGGAATACAAGAAATTCTTTGATCAGGGATTGAAAACTTCACTTAAAGATATTGTTTGGACATGGCAAGATTGTGAACAACAGCAACACCAAgttgaaaatcaagaaagaaattga